A genomic window from Parvularcula sp. LCG005 includes:
- the ilvC gene encoding ketol-acid reductoisomerase → MSTKEEMRVFTKDDVKPGTFDGTTIAIIGFGSQGRSHARNLRDSGLDVIIGARRGGPSEAKAEADGFRVLPPDQAAKEAQLIAITAPDMQHESIFQNDVLPNLKDGDTVLFAHGFSVLYGRVKPPKNVDVVMVAPKGPGDLVRREYEKGRGVPCLFAVYQDASRKASDRALAYADGIGGTAAAIFETTFRDETETDLFGEQAVLCGGVTELVKMGFETLTEAGYAPELAYYECLHELKLIVDLLHEGGIAKMHEFISETAAYGDLVSGPRVVNETSREAMRAVLKDIQDGTFAREWILENQAGKARYDQLMHQDLDHEMEEVGQKLRSRMSWLQPGANNADK, encoded by the coding sequence ATGAGTACCAAGGAAGAAATGCGCGTCTTCACCAAGGATGACGTGAAGCCGGGCACCTTTGACGGCACCACAATTGCCATCATCGGCTTTGGCAGCCAGGGGCGTTCCCACGCCCGCAACCTGCGGGACTCCGGTCTCGATGTTATCATCGGTGCACGTCGCGGCGGACCATCGGAAGCCAAGGCCGAGGCCGATGGCTTCCGCGTTCTGCCGCCTGACCAGGCCGCCAAGGAAGCGCAGCTGATCGCGATCACCGCGCCGGACATGCAGCATGAGAGCATCTTCCAGAACGACGTTCTGCCAAACCTGAAAGATGGCGATACGGTTCTGTTCGCCCACGGTTTTTCTGTCCTTTACGGCCGCGTGAAGCCCCCAAAGAATGTCGACGTCGTCATGGTGGCGCCCAAGGGTCCCGGTGACCTCGTCCGTCGTGAGTATGAAAAAGGCCGGGGCGTGCCCTGTCTGTTCGCCGTCTATCAGGACGCGTCTCGCAAAGCCTCTGATCGCGCGCTCGCCTACGCGGACGGCATTGGCGGTACCGCCGCTGCGATCTTTGAAACGACCTTCCGCGACGAGACCGAAACTGACCTGTTCGGTGAACAGGCTGTCCTGTGCGGCGGCGTGACCGAGCTTGTGAAAATGGGCTTCGAAACCCTGACGGAAGCCGGCTACGCGCCCGAGTTGGCCTATTATGAGTGCCTGCACGAGCTGAAGCTGATCGTGGATCTGCTGCATGAAGGCGGCATCGCGAAAATGCATGAGTTCATCTCCGAAACAGCCGCCTATGGCGATCTGGTTTCGGGTCCTCGCGTGGTCAACGAGACCTCCCGCGAAGCGATGCGCGCTGTCCTCAAGGATATTCAGGACGGGACATTCGCCCGCGAATGGATCCTCGAAAACCAGGCTGGCAAAGCCCGCTATGACCAGCTGATGCATCAGGATCTGGACCACGAGATGGAAGAAGTGGGCCAGAAACTCCGCAGCCGGATGAGCTGGCTGCAGCCTGGCGCCAACAACGCAGACAAATGA
- the ilvD gene encoding dihydroxy-acid dehydratase yields MTRQKRSDAITKGPSRAAARAMLRATGMSDEDFDKPMVAVINTYSSVTPCNMHLRDLAAPVVEGVREGGGVPVEFGTIVVSDGITMGHEGMRASLMSREVIADSIELAVRGHALDAAVILVGCDKTLPAAAMALSRMDIPGVIFYGGTIAPGCLNDKDVTIQDVFEAVGAHSQGQIGDSELDAVERHACPGAGACGGQFTANTMAMALAFLGLAPLGAGDPPATDEAKAGEAHRCGMLAAKRALEGPDSRHFVTETSLRNAAVSVVASGGSTNAVLHLAAIATEAGVPFSIDIFDELSRIAPVFADMKPGGRYVAVDLYKAGGCRLFGKRLREAGLIVDAPTVSGRTLFEEIDLAEEAPDQKVVRPLDNPLKKTGGLRVLYGQVAPEGAVLKTAGYSDGVFEGTARVFECEEDAFAAVGRGEIKEGHVVVIRYEGPKGGPGMREMLATTAAIAGQGLAGKVALITDGRFSGASHGFVIGHVAPEAALGGPIGLLKDGDRMRIDAEARTIDADIDWDARAKEITPRPPRYMGGAFDKYAALVGSASKGATTTVTEGRS; encoded by the coding sequence ATGACCCGACAAAAACGTAGCGACGCCATCACCAAAGGACCCTCACGGGCAGCGGCGAGAGCAATGTTGCGGGCAACCGGCATGTCGGATGAGGATTTCGACAAGCCCATGGTCGCGGTGATCAACACCTATTCTTCGGTCACGCCGTGCAACATGCACCTGCGTGACCTGGCCGCGCCTGTTGTCGAGGGCGTGCGCGAAGGCGGCGGTGTGCCGGTCGAATTTGGGACCATCGTCGTCTCCGACGGCATTACCATGGGCCATGAAGGAATGCGGGCATCTTTGATGTCGCGCGAGGTCATCGCGGACTCGATCGAGTTGGCTGTGCGCGGCCATGCGCTTGATGCCGCGGTCATTCTGGTTGGCTGTGACAAGACCCTGCCAGCCGCCGCCATGGCCCTGTCTCGGATGGATATCCCGGGCGTCATTTTTTACGGCGGGACCATCGCGCCCGGCTGCCTGAACGACAAGGACGTCACCATTCAGGACGTATTCGAAGCAGTCGGTGCGCACTCCCAAGGCCAGATCGGTGATAGTGAACTGGACGCGGTTGAGCGCCACGCCTGCCCCGGCGCCGGCGCCTGTGGTGGTCAGTTCACGGCCAATACGATGGCCATGGCCCTGGCATTCCTCGGCCTGGCGCCGTTGGGCGCGGGCGATCCACCGGCCACGGATGAAGCGAAGGCGGGTGAGGCCCATCGTTGCGGCATGCTCGCGGCGAAACGGGCGCTCGAAGGGCCGGATTCGCGCCATTTCGTGACCGAAACCTCCCTGCGAAATGCCGCCGTTTCAGTCGTTGCTTCTGGCGGTTCCACCAATGCCGTCCTGCACCTCGCCGCAATCGCGACAGAGGCGGGCGTACCGTTCTCTATCGATATTTTTGATGAGCTGTCGCGCATCGCACCCGTGTTTGCGGACATGAAGCCAGGTGGCCGCTATGTGGCCGTTGATCTGTACAAGGCCGGGGGCTGCCGTCTGTTCGGCAAACGCCTGCGCGAAGCAGGCCTGATCGTGGATGCACCCACCGTCTCAGGCCGGACCCTGTTCGAAGAGATCGACCTGGCGGAAGAAGCGCCAGATCAGAAAGTGGTCCGTCCACTGGACAACCCGCTGAAAAAGACGGGCGGCCTGCGCGTCCTGTACGGCCAGGTGGCCCCTGAAGGTGCCGTCCTGAAAACCGCTGGCTATTCCGATGGCGTTTTCGAGGGCACGGCCCGCGTTTTTGAATGCGAAGAAGATGCCTTCGCTGCCGTCGGTCGTGGCGAGATCAAGGAAGGCCATGTTGTCGTGATCCGCTATGAAGGACCCAAAGGCGGTCCTGGCATGCGCGAAATGCTGGCGACCACGGCGGCCATTGCCGGGCAGGGCCTGGCCGGCAAGGTCGCGCTCATCACCGATGGCCGGTTCTCTGGCGCCAGTCACGGCTTTGTGATCGGTCACGTGGCGCCTGAGGCGGCGCTCGGCGGCCCGATCGGCCTGCTGAAAGATGGCGACCGTATGCGGATCGATGCGGAAGCACGGACCATCGACGCGGATATCGACTGGGATGCCCGCGCCAAAGAAATCACCCCGCGTCCACCCCGTTATATGGGCGGCGCTTTTGATAAATACGCAGCTCTCGTCGGTTCGGCGAGCAAGGGCGCAACGACCACTGTGACGGAAGGAAGATCATGA